The Mycobacterium seoulense genomic interval GGCGATGTCGATCTCGCCGCAACTGGCGTACCGGGTGCGCGGAGCCGCAGAACTCCCAGCCACGCATTCAGGCTAGTGCAGGTCACCGACATGCCGGAACCGGTCAGCGGCGGATGATCGGCACCAGGTAGCGCGCCGCGTACTCGCGAACGGCCGCGGGATCCGACGTGTCGAGCCGGTCGGTGGGAAAGACGATGATGCCCAGGGCGACGCGAAGCAGGATGTCGGCGATGTTGGTCAGGTCGCGGTCGGGGATGTCGGCCCCGCACCGGCGCAGGGTGTGGGCGATGCCGTCGGCGAACTGACCGATCGGGAAGGCCTGCGATCGGGAGAACATGCCCAGCAGCTCGGGTTCGCTGTCGGCGATCCGGGAGTACAGCGGGGAATCGTGGACCAGGCGGACCCCGAGGGCGAACGCCTCGATCACGGCCCGTTCCGGGTCGCAGCCGGCGGTGGCCCGGTCCAGGGTGGTGAAGAACTGTTCGGCCTCCCGGCGCACCACATGCCCGAACAGGTCGTCCTTGGTCGGGAACCGCCGGTAGATGGTGCTGCGGCTGACCCCGGCGCGCGCGGCGACGTCTTCGATGTTTGCCCGTCGCACGCCGTACGTCTCGAACACGCCGCGCGCGGTGTTCAGGATGGTGCGATCGAGGTCGGTGAGCTCGCCGAGATTGCCGTCAAGGCTGTGGTTCGGCATGGATGACGACCCTCACTGCAATCTCGTCGCGGGGTTGCTACTCTGACACAAAGATACGAGTTTGTGTCATCGCCTCGCAAGAAGATCGCCGGCTCGGACCGCAGGGGAGGGGAGCATGACGGCCCACAAAGACGAGTTGATCGGCCCGACGGCCGGCACGCGTTTCGACACCGGCGTGCGGGAGGCGGTGCCCATGCCGGTCGACGAAGCCGGCGATGAAGCCGGCGACTTCGCGCGGTTGGGACCGGAATCGTTGATCTGGAAGTTCTACGGGGACAACCGCACGCAATTCTTCGGGTTCCAGCGCACCGCCGGGGTCGAGAACTGCATCGAACAGCTCGCCCAGGGCGTGCTCGACCACTCGGTGGTCTTCAGCGACACGCTGGGGCGGGCCAAGCGGACCGCGCCTCCGCTGATGAAGACCGTCTACTCCGACCAACCGCGCGAGTGGGGCCGCCAGGTGCGGGACTTCCACAAAACGATCAAGGGGACCATCAGCGACGGCTCGCGCTATCACGCGCTGAATCCGGAGTTGTTCTACTGGGCGCACGCCAGCTTCGTCGACCAGGTCATCTACAACACCGACACCTTCATCCGCCGGTTGTCCCGAGCGGAGAAGGAGCAGATCTTCAACGAGGGCAAGGTGTGGTACAGCCTCTACGGCGTCAGCGACCGCGCGCAGCCGCAGACCTATGACGAGTTCCTCGCGTATTGGGACGAGATGCTCGAGCGGTTCGTCCCGCACAAGACCGTCCTGTATGGGACCGGCTACATCAGGAAGGGGATCCCGGGTCCGCGCTGGATTCCGCGGCCGGTCTGGACGGTGTTGTCCGCGCCGCTCAACGCCTACACCCGGCTGGTGTTGGTCGGAACCATGCCCCCGCAGATGCGCGAAGTCTGCCAGCTGGAGTGGAATCCGAAGAAGGAGAAGCGGTTTCAGCGGTTCGCCGCCGCCGTGCGCGCGCTCAACCCGGTGATCAATCGGCTGCCCGTCAAGATGATCTACACCCCCTGGGCGGCCACGGCGTGGCGGCGCTCGGGCGTCGACCCGCGGCGGCTGCACAACCGCGCCCGCTAGGCGATGCTCACGAGCGTTGTTCGGCGGCGGTGATGGCGCCGCTGAGCAGCTCGTCGATGACCTTCTTGAACACCGGCAGCATCAGCCGGTCAACGCCGGGGATCTTCAGCGTTGACCGTAGATGCCAGTTGACCTCGGTCCCGGTGTCCGTTTCACGCAGCTGGATCGTGCCGATGTGATTCCGGGTCGGTGCGCCCGAGAGCATTTTGTACGCGTAGCGGGTGGGTCGCTCATACTCGATGATCTCCTCGACGAATGGTGGTCCGATCGCCACCAGACGTCTGATCGCGCCGACACCGTTTGGTGCGGGGTCGCCTTCGCGATCGAGCGTGCTGCGCCGGAATCCCCGCGTGTTTTCCGCGATCGCGCGGTGATCGGTCATGGCGTCGAACACGGTCTCGATCGGCGCCGTGGAGGTCCGGGTGAGGGTGAACTCGATCATCCGCACTCCATGTTGCCGACATGCCCCGCCGGTATCCGATTGTCCGCCGCCATGATCCGTCCCCTCTCGCTACAGAGAACATAGCCCTACGGCCGGCCGCCCATCGAGGCCGCACAAGTCCCCGTGTCGACGGGGACCGCGCATCCGGCTGCCAACGTGAACGGCGGGTACACGGCACCGAAATTCCCTGCGAAGTAAGCCAGTACGGCGGCGGGCGCTTGGCGAGCCGACCCGCATGGGCCAGGATCTGTTGGTATGGCCGATATCGATTTCTCGTTGCTGGACGTTCCGAGATCGGAACCGGTCGAGGATCCCGAGGCCTACCTGCGCGCCGCGATAGCCTGGCATTTCGGCGACGACACCGGTTCCACGTTCTGGTTGCGGACCGCCGCGACGTTGGACTTCAACCCACTCACCGACGTCAACACCTTTGCCGATCTCGGACTCTTTCCCAACCTCGTCAACGAATTGCGCGGTGTGCCGGTCGAGGAGCTCATTCCGCGCGGCTACGGCGAACCGCGTCCGGTGCCGCAGGTGTTCGAGTCCGGCGGCACCACCGGCGCGCCGAAACGGACTGCGCAGCTACCGGATTGGGTCGCGCAGGTGGTGCGCTGGCAGACCGAGGACTTCGCCGGTGGCGGGTTTCGCCGCGGCACGGGCTTCCTGTGCCTGATGCCGAGCGGCCCGCACGGGGTGGGCTATTTCTCGCGGCTGGTCTCCGAGCGGCTCGGCGCGACCTTCCACGCAATCGACATCGATCCCCGTTGGGTGAAGAAGGTCGCCGCCCGCGGCGCGGCCGCCGAAGTCGCCGCATACGTCGACCATGTCGTCGAGCAGGCCGTGTTCGTGCTGCGGACGCAGAACGTCGCGAACCTGCACACCACGCCGCCACTGCTGGAGGCCATGGCCCGCGACGATCGGGTGGTCGATCTGATCAACGACAAGATCCGCTACCTGTTGCTCAGCGGCGCGCACGTGGACGCCGACACGCTTGATCTGCTCCGCGGCATCTTCCCGGCCACCACGATCACCATGGCCTTCGGCAGCACAATGGTGCTCTCCCAGGCGGTTACCCGAACGGACGACGGCGACGTGTTCGTGTTCGACCCGCGGACGCCGTACGTGGTGTTCTGGGTGGTCGACCCCGATACGGGAGAACGGGTGCCCTACGGGCAGATCGGCCAGGTGGTCATGCACCACATCAGCAAGGGCATGTTCATCCCGAACAACCTGGAGCGCGACCTGGCGATCAGGATGCCCGGGCCGGCGGGCGAGCTCAGCGACTCGGTGAGCGCGGTACGCCCGGTTTCCACCTTCGAGGGCGAGGCCGTCATCGAAGGCGTGTACTGAGCATGCCGGGCGAACGATCCGGGGTCGCAGCCGATTTGGTGCCGATCGACGCGCTGGGCCCCGACGGGGAGTACCGGACCCGCCGCCGCGAGGTCCTGTTCACCACCGCCGGTGTCGCGGTCGCCGAGTTGAGCATCGTGCCGCCGCTGTACGTCTCGCGCACCCTGGCCGCGCAACGCAAGGCGGCGCCACTGCCCGTCGGGCAGCGCGCGGCGGCGCTGCAGGCCGCCGCCGGCATTTTCACCGACGATGCCGTCGCCGGCCTGGACTTCGAGGGCTACGTGGCCCTGGCCAGCCGGATGTCTGGCGTGCCGATCGCGGTTACCCGCGCCGGAGCGCGCAGCGTCGCGGACGCCGTCGGCGGCGCGTTCGACGCGGTCCTGCCGGCCCGCCCGGTGGGCGCGACGCTCGACTGGCGGGAAAACGGGACCCCCGGGGGCGGCGCGGTTTGGGCGCGGCGCGGGGAGGTGTTCGCCGTGCACGCGGCGGGGAACGGTCCCGGCGTGCATGGCCTGTGGCCGCAGGCCCTGGCGCTCGGCTACCGGGTCGCGGTGCGGCCCTCCCGCCGCGAGCCGCTGACCGCGCACCGGCTGGTGCATGCCCTGCGGCAGGCCGGCTTTCGCCCTGAGGACGCCGTCTACCTGCCCACCGATCACGCCGGCGCCGACGAGATCATCCGCTCGGCCGACCTGGCCATGGTGTACGGCGGGCAGCCGGTGGTCGACAAGTACGCCGACGACCCGGCGGTGATCGTGAACGGACCGGGGCGGGCCAAGATCCTGATCACCGCCGACCAGGATTGGCGCGAGCACGTCGACCTCATCGTCGACTCAATCGCCAACCTCGGGGGCATGGCCTGCGTCAACACCACCGCCGTGCTGTACGAGGGTGATCCCGCCCCGCTGGCGCGCGCGATCGCCCAGCGGTTGGCGGCGATCAGGCCGCTGCCCACCGATGACGAGCGTGCCATCCTGCCCACCCAGCCCGTCGAGAACGCCCGGGCCCTGGCGGATTACCTGGCGGCCAAGGCCACCGGATCCACGCCGCTGCTCGGCGCCGAGCAGGTGGTCGCCGACCTCGGCGACGGCCATGCCGCGCTGCGCCCCGCCGTGCATCTCCTGCCCGCTCCCGACCCGGACAAGCTCAACGTCGAGCTGCCCTTCCCCTGTGTGTGGGTCTCGCCCTGGTCGCCCGGCGCCGGGATGGCGCCGCTACGGCATTCGCTGGTCGTCACCGCGATCACCGGCGACGAGCAGCTGGTCGACGACCTGCTCGCCGAGCCGACGATCGCCAACGTCTACTTCGGGCCGCATCCGACCTGGCACTCGGCCCCCGCCATCCCGCACGACGGGTTCTTGGCCGACGCGCTGATGCGCAACAAGGGCTTCATCCGGGACTGACGGCGGATCGAGGAATTGGAACAGCTCGATCCCTACCGAGTTCCCGGTGAGCAGGTGGGCCTGCCAGGCGCGGCGAAACCGGCGGCCGAAGACCGACGCCGCCTCCGGGTGGCCGGTGCTCTCGAGCACCCGCGGTCAGCTGCCGAAGCCACCCCGGCCACTCGCGACCGGCGGGGTGCCGCTGGTGCCGGCGTCGAGGTGGCTGGAGGCGAAGGCGACGCCCTTGTCGATCGTGGCGCCGTCGTCGGCGTAGGTGTTGTGCGCGGCGAAGTTCATTCCGTCGGAGCACACCGGGTCTTCGGTGGCGCAGACCTTGATGGTCTTGTCCTGATACGCCGGGCCGATGACGACGGGTGGTTCGCCGAGGAAGTTCATGGCGCGCACGTTGGGGGTGCCGAACAGCACGACCGAGGAGACGTGGCTGGCCACCGAGGGGTCCAGGGGCTTGGGCACGGTGTTGGGGTCGACGCCGTCGGGGACTGCGGGGGAGGTGACAAAGCCCATCACGGCCGCGCCCTGGGAGTAGCCGCCGAGCACCATTTTGGTGTTGGGGCAGTCGTGGGCCATCGAATTGATGTGGGTCGCGGCGTCTCTGATGCCGTCGATGCCGGTGTCCCATTGGTCGCTGGCGGGGTAGTTGACCGGGTAGACGTCGAAGGATTTGGTTCCCAGGCGGGAGTGCAGGGCGTCGACGAAGGCTTGTCCGGTGGGGCCGACGCCGGGGGCTTCGCCGGTGCCGCGGGCGAACACGACTTGGACGTCGGGGCATTGGGCGGCGGCGGTGGGTAGGAGGGAACCGGTCAGGGCCGAGGCGCCGAGGCCGGACGCCGCGGCGACTGCTGGAGCAACGAAACGGGCTATTTGACGTGCGATCATGCCGCCATTGTGCCCAGTCAACGTTGCCGCTAAACAGGGGAAAGCAGGGAAATTACTGCGAATTCACACAACTCGGTTCACCCCGCGTCTCGCCGGTCGAGACTGCTTGCGCGCGACCCTCATCCGGCGCTGTGGTGGGCCGCCGATCCGTCGCCCGCCTGGGTGCGACCGGCAACGCCGGGGCGGGGCGCGGGACTTGACCGCGATGTGGTCTGCTAGCTATGACGATTCGAGCGCACGGTGAACCCATCGGCCGATGCTCGACATGCGGCCCGAGTGAATGCAGCGGCAAAGTTGAACGCATTAGTTGAGGTCCTCAACAAGGTCACGGACCACCTGGCCAATCCGGCTCGGGTGTCGGATCCCGACAAGCTGCGCGGCGTCGTCACCGGTAAGACCGCGCTGGTGACCGGCGCCTCCTACGGAATCGGCGAGGCGACCGCGCGCCGGCTGGCCGCGGCGGGGGCCACCGTGCTGGCGGTCGCCCGGTCCGAGGAACGCCTCGGCGACCTGGCGGCGTCCGTCAACGCCGCCGGCGGCCGCGCGATCGCCTACCCGACCGACCTCACCGACGAGGCCGCCGTCGGCGCGCTGACCAAGGAGATCACCGAGCGCCACGGCGCGCTCGACATCGTGGTCAGCAATGCCGGTAAATCGTTGCGCCGCTCGCTGCATGACCAGTACGACCGGCCGCACGACTTTCAGCGCACCATCGACATCAACTATCTCGGGCCGATCTGGCTGCTGCTCGGGCTCCTGCCGGCCATGCGCGAAAGCGGGCGCGGGCACATCGTCAACGTTTCCAGTGTCGGCGTGCGCGTTGTGCCGGGGCCGCAGTGGGGCGCCTACCAGGCGTCGAAGGGGGCTTTTGACCGGTGGCTGCGCAGCGTGGCACCGGAACTGCACGCCGACGGTGTGGACGTCACCACCGTGTACTTCGCGCTGGTCCGCACCCGGATGATCGAACCCACACCCGTCCTGGGCCGGCTCCCCGGCCTATCGGCCGACCAGGCCGCCGATGCGATCGCCAAGGCGGTCATCGAGCGGCCCCGCAGCAACGAACCGCCGTGGGTGTTGCCGGCCGAGTTGGCCTCCGTGCTGCTGGCCGGGCCGGCCGAACGCGCCGCCCGGCTGTGGTATCGGCGGTTCTTCTCCGATTCCGGCGCCCGGAGGGCCCGGCCATGACCGACGAGGGGGTGGTCGGCACCGCGGCGCGGGCGCTGCTGCGGTCGCGGCTGCTCGCCCCGCCGTCGCCGCTCGCGACCCTGCGGCTGCTCCATGAGGCCCGCCGGGGCGGCACCAACCCCTTCACCCTGCTGGCGGTGACCGCGACCCGGTGGCCCGACCGCGCCGCGATCGTCGACGACGACGGCGCCTGCGACTACCGCCGACTGCGGTCGGCGACCGAATCGCTGGCGCGCCGGTTGTCCCGCGACGGGGTGGGGCCCGGCGATGCGGTGGGCATCATGTGCCGCAACGGGCGCGGCTTCATCGCCGGGGTCTTCGCGGCCGCCCTGGTGGGCGCCGACGTGGTCCTGGTCAACACCGACTTTCGCAGCGACGCCCTGGCGTCGGCGATGGGCGCCCACCGGATCGGCACGATGATCGCCGACGACGAGTTCGGCGAGCGCGCCCGTGCCGCCGACGCGTCGGTCGTCCTCATCGACCCCGCGACGGTCACCGCCCGGGAGGGTGACCCGCGGCCCGCCGTGGCCGCGCCCGGCCGGATCGTCCTGCTGACGTCGGGCACCACCGGCACGCCCAAGGGGGTGCCGCGCTCACCGCAGCTGCGTTCCGCGGTGGGCGTGTGGGTGACGATCCTCGATCGGACCGGCCTGCGCACCGGGTCGCGAATCTCGGTGGCGATGCCCATGTTTCACGGTCTCGGGCTGGGCATGATGATGCTCACCGTGGCCCTCGGCGGCACGGTGCTCACCCATCGCCACTTCGACGCGGAAGCCGCGCTCGCGCAGGCGTCGCTGCATCGCGCCGACGCGTTCACCGCGGTGCCGATCGTGCTCGCGCGCATCCTCGACCTGCCCGAGCGGGTGCGGGCCCGCAACCCGGTGCCCTACCTGCGGGTCGTGATGTCGAGCGGGGACCGGTTGGACCCGACCCTGGGACAGCGGTTCATGGACACCTACGGCGAGATTCTTTACAACGGTTACGGTTCCACCGAGGTCGGCATCGGGTCCCTGGCCACTCCGGCGGAGCTGCGGGAGGCGCCCGAGACCGTCGGTAAACCGGTCGCCGGCTGCCCGGTGCGCATCCTGGACAGGAACGGCAGGCCCGTCGGCGCGCGCGTCACGGGGCGCATCTTCGTCGGTGGGAACCTGGCGAGCGAGGGCTACACCGGCGGTGGCGCAAAGACCGTCGTCGACGGCATGACCAGCACCGGCGACATGGGCTACCTCGACAACGAGGGGCGGTTGTACATCGTCGGCCGCGAGGACGACATGATCATCTCCGGCGGCGAGAACGTCTATCCGCGCGCGGTCGAGAACGCGCTCGCCCAGCACCCCGCCGTCGCCGACAACGCGGTCATCGGCGTTCCCGACGAGCGGTTCGGCCAGCGGCTGGCCGCGTTCGTGGTCTTGCAGCCCGGCAGCAACACCGATCCGGAAGCGCTGCGGGAGTACCTCAAGGACAGGGTCTCGCGATTCGAGCAGCCCCGAGACATCAACGTCGTCAGCAGCATCCCGCGCAATCCGGCGGGCAAGGTTTTGCGCAAGGAGCTGTCCGGCTAGGACTGCCGCGAAGCCCTCAGTCGTGCTTGGGTTCCAGCGCGGCGACCTGCTTGGCCAGCCAGTTGGGCGCCAGCACCGACACGACGGTGGCGCCCGCGGTGGCGCTGACGACGCCGCTCCAGGCGACCGGACCCAGTGGCGTGCAACCGAAGAAGTGGCTGACGCCAGGGGTCTGGACGATGGCGACCAGCACGCCCGCGCTGCCCAGCGCCGTCCCCAGCACCAGCGGGCTGTGGCGGCGGGTCAGCAGGGTCTGCGCCAGCTGCGTGGTCACCAGCGCGGTCAGTCCCATGGTCGACGTGCGGCGCTCGGTGCCCGGCGTCCAGCGACCGATGGCCCAGGCCGCCGTCGCGCCCGCCGCCGTGACGGCGCCGCGGGTGACGATCTGCCGCATCAGCGGCGCGTCGAGCGACGGGGAGGGCCCGGACAGCGTCGCCAGTTGGAAGGCGCGGTGCAGCTCCTCGGCGTCGCGGTCGGCGCCGTCCTCGGCCTCCTCCGGCTCGGGGTACTGCGGGGTGACCGCGACCGCGAGCGCGGGGAACATGTCGGTCAGCAGGTTCACCAGCAGCAGCTGCCGGGTGCCCACCGGCGCGCGGCCGGTGCCCAGGGCGGTGCCGATGAGGGTGAACAGCACTTCGCCGACGTTGCCGCCGACCAGGATGCTCACGGCGTCCCGGACGCCGCCCCACATGCCGCGCCCCTCGACCAGCGCGTCGAGCAGCACGCCCAGATCGTTGTCGGTCAACACGATGTCGGCGGCGCCGCGCGCGGCGGACGAGCCGCGTCCGCTCACGCCGATGCCCACGTCGGCCATCCGGATGGCGGCCGCGTCGTTCGCGCCGTCGCCGACCATCGCGATCGCCTGCCCACCGGCCTGCAGCGCCGCGACGATCTGCACCTTCTGCTCGGGGCTGACGCGGGCGAAGACCTGCACGTCGGCGGCGACTTTGGCGCGATCCTCCTCACCCAGGGCCGCGAGTTCCGCGCCGGTGATCTCGCGCGCGTCCTCCGGTAGCCCCAGTTGCCGGGCGATCGCCCGCGCGGTCACCGGGTGGTCGCCGGTGATCAGCACCACCCGCCGGCCGGCCTCCACCAGCGCCTCGATGAGTGGTCGCGCCGACGGGCGCGCGGTGTCGGCCAACCCGACGTAGCCGAGCAATTCGAGGTCGTGTGCGGCGGCGTCGACTTCGTCGGCGTCGGTGGCGTCCTCGTCGGTGCCGCGTTCCCAGCGGCGCTGCGCCACCGCCAGCACCCGCAGGCCCTGCTCGGCCAGGCGCAACACCAGCGACTCGGCGCGGTCGTGCTCGGCCTCCGAGTCGGTGAACCGGCAGCGCGGCAGGACCTCTTCCGGCGCGCCCTTGACCATCAGCATCGGTCCGCCATTGCCGCCCGCGACGCCGATCGCGGCGGAGTAGCCGCGACTGGACTCGAACGGCACATCCGCGATCACGGTCCAATCCGAGGCCCATTGGGCATCGACGGAATTCGCCGCGGTGAGGATCGCCTCGTCGGTGGCGTGCGCGTGGCCGCCCCCGTTGTGGGGCTGGGTGCTGCTGCGGGCGGCGGCCCGCAACACCGCGACGGACGCCGGGTCGGCCACATCGGGGAACGCACCGTCCGCATCGGTCCCGTGCGGGACGCCGCGGACGACGCGCAGGTGGTTTTCGGTGAGCGTGCCGGTCTTGTCGAAGCAGATCGTCTGCACCCGGCCCAGCGCTTCGACCGCGCGCGGCGTGCGGACCAGGACGCCGCGCCGCGACAACCGTTGGGCGGCGGCCAGTTGGGCCAGGGTGGCCACCAGCGGCAGGCCCTCGGGAACCGCCGCCACGGCGATGGCGACCCCGTCGGCGACCGCCTGACGCAACGAGCCCTGGTGCAGCAGCGCCAAACCGGTCACCGCCGCGCCCCCGGCCAGGGTCAGCGGGAGCACCTTGCTGGTCAGCTCACGCAACCGGGCCTGCACCCCGGCCGCGGACTCGACGTCGGCGATCGCCGAGATCGCGCGCTGCGCCGCGGTGCCCGCACCGGTCGCCACCACGATCGCGCGGGCGTGCCCGGCGACGATGGTGCTGCCCTCGAACAGCATGCTGGCGCGGTCGGAGTCGGCGACGGCGACGGGCTCGACCTGCTTGTCCACCGGCAGCGATTCGCCGGTCAGGAAGGACTCGTCGACTTCGAGGTCCTCGGCGACCAGCAGGCGCGCGTCGGCCGGCACGACTTCCGGGGCGGCCAGGTCGATGATGTCGCCGGGGCGCAGGGATTTGGCGTTCACCGAGACCGTCCGCTCGGCGGTGCGCGCCGCCTCGAGCCGGCGGCGCGCCGTCGCGACCGCGGGGACGACCACGCGGCGCGCGTACTGATCCTGCTCGGCGAACAACTCGGCGACCGCCGCCTCGGCCCGCAGCCGTTGCACCCCGCCGGCGATCGCGTTGGCGGTCATGACGCCCGCCACCAGCAGCGCGTCGACGCTGCTGCCGACGATCGCCGAGGCCGCCGCGCCGACCGCCAGGATGGGGGTCAGCGGATCGGCGAGCTCGGCCCGGGTCGCGGTCAGCAGTCGCCCCACCTGGCTCGCCGGCCCGCGCAGCGGCGCCACCACGGGGTTGTAGGACAGGTCGTCGAGGAGCTGCCGCCAGGGCGCGACGCCGGGCTCGACGGCCAGGGGCCGGGTGCGGCTGGCCAACCGGGAGTAGACGATCTCGGGATCCAGGGCGTGCCAGGCGGTCAGGGGCTGGGGTGTGGGGTCGGGCAGCCGGAGCACCCGGGAGGCCGCGAAGGTGCCCTGCATCAGCGCGGCCGCCGCGGCGGCATTGACCGGGTTGAGCCAGCGCTGCACGGCGAACGGGCTCAGGGTG includes:
- a CDS encoding phenazine antibiotic biosynthesis protein — protein: MADIDFSLLDVPRSEPVEDPEAYLRAAIAWHFGDDTGSTFWLRTAATLDFNPLTDVNTFADLGLFPNLVNELRGVPVEELIPRGYGEPRPVPQVFESGGTTGAPKRTAQLPDWVAQVVRWQTEDFAGGGFRRGTGFLCLMPSGPHGVGYFSRLVSERLGATFHAIDIDPRWVKKVAARGAAAEVAAYVDHVVEQAVFVLRTQNVANLHTTPPLLEAMARDDRVVDLINDKIRYLLLSGAHVDADTLDLLRGIFPATTITMAFGSTMVLSQAVTRTDDGDVFVFDPRTPYVVFWVVDPDTGERVPYGQIGQVVMHHISKGMFIPNNLERDLAIRMPGPAGELSDSVSAVRPVSTFEGEAVIEGVY
- a CDS encoding oxygenase MpaB family protein, giving the protein MTAHKDELIGPTAGTRFDTGVREAVPMPVDEAGDEAGDFARLGPESLIWKFYGDNRTQFFGFQRTAGVENCIEQLAQGVLDHSVVFSDTLGRAKRTAPPLMKTVYSDQPREWGRQVRDFHKTIKGTISDGSRYHALNPELFYWAHASFVDQVIYNTDTFIRRLSRAEKEQIFNEGKVWYSLYGVSDRAQPQTYDEFLAYWDEMLERFVPHKTVLYGTGYIRKGIPGPRWIPRPVWTVLSAPLNAYTRLVLVGTMPPQMREVCQLEWNPKKEKRFQRFAAAVRALNPVINRLPVKMIYTPWAATAWRRSGVDPRRLHNRAR
- a CDS encoding AMP-binding protein; amino-acid sequence: MTDEGVVGTAARALLRSRLLAPPSPLATLRLLHEARRGGTNPFTLLAVTATRWPDRAAIVDDDGACDYRRLRSATESLARRLSRDGVGPGDAVGIMCRNGRGFIAGVFAAALVGADVVLVNTDFRSDALASAMGAHRIGTMIADDEFGERARAADASVVLIDPATVTAREGDPRPAVAAPGRIVLLTSGTTGTPKGVPRSPQLRSAVGVWVTILDRTGLRTGSRISVAMPMFHGLGLGMMMLTVALGGTVLTHRHFDAEAALAQASLHRADAFTAVPIVLARILDLPERVRARNPVPYLRVVMSSGDRLDPTLGQRFMDTYGEILYNGYGSTEVGIGSLATPAELREAPETVGKPVAGCPVRILDRNGRPVGARVTGRIFVGGNLASEGYTGGGAKTVVDGMTSTGDMGYLDNEGRLYIVGREDDMIISGGENVYPRAVENALAQHPAVADNAVIGVPDERFGQRLAAFVVLQPGSNTDPEALREYLKDRVSRFEQPRDINVVSSIPRNPAGKVLRKELSG
- a CDS encoding cutinase family protein, giving the protein MIARQIARFVAPAVAAASGLGASALTGSLLPTAAAQCPDVQVVFARGTGEAPGVGPTGQAFVDALHSRLGTKSFDVYPVNYPASDQWDTGIDGIRDAATHINSMAHDCPNTKMVLGGYSQGAAVMGFVTSPAVPDGVDPNTVPKPLDPSVASHVSSVVLFGTPNVRAMNFLGEPPVVIGPAYQDKTIKVCATEDPVCSDGMNFAAHNTYADDGATIDKGVAFASSHLDAGTSGTPPVASGRGGFGS
- a CDS encoding SRPBCC family protein — encoded protein: MIEFTLTRTSTAPIETVFDAMTDHRAIAENTRGFRRSTLDREGDPAPNGVGAIRRLVAIGPPFVEEIIEYERPTRYAYKMLSGAPTRNHIGTIQLRETDTGTEVNWHLRSTLKIPGVDRLMLPVFKKVIDELLSGAITAAEQRS
- a CDS encoding aldehyde dehydrogenase family protein, producing MVPIDALGPDGEYRTRRREVLFTTAGVAVAELSIVPPLYVSRTLAAQRKAAPLPVGQRAAALQAAAGIFTDDAVAGLDFEGYVALASRMSGVPIAVTRAGARSVADAVGGAFDAVLPARPVGATLDWRENGTPGGGAVWARRGEVFAVHAAGNGPGVHGLWPQALALGYRVAVRPSRREPLTAHRLVHALRQAGFRPEDAVYLPTDHAGADEIIRSADLAMVYGGQPVVDKYADDPAVIVNGPGRAKILITADQDWREHVDLIVDSIANLGGMACVNTTAVLYEGDPAPLARAIAQRLAAIRPLPTDDERAILPTQPVENARALADYLAAKATGSTPLLGAEQVVADLGDGHAALRPAVHLLPAPDPDKLNVELPFPCVWVSPWSPGAGMAPLRHSLVVTAITGDEQLVDDLLAEPTIANVYFGPHPTWHSAPAIPHDGFLADALMRNKGFIRD
- a CDS encoding TetR/AcrR family transcriptional regulator produces the protein MPNHSLDGNLGELTDLDRTILNTARGVFETYGVRRANIEDVAARAGVSRSTIYRRFPTKDDLFGHVVRREAEQFFTTLDRATAGCDPERAVIEAFALGVRLVHDSPLYSRIADSEPELLGMFSRSQAFPIGQFADGIAHTLRRCGADIPDRDLTNIADILLRVALGIIVFPTDRLDTSDPAAVREYAARYLVPIIRR
- a CDS encoding SDR family NAD(P)-dependent oxidoreductase, whose protein sequence is MNAAAKLNALVEVLNKVTDHLANPARVSDPDKLRGVVTGKTALVTGASYGIGEATARRLAAAGATVLAVARSEERLGDLAASVNAAGGRAIAYPTDLTDEAAVGALTKEITERHGALDIVVSNAGKSLRRSLHDQYDRPHDFQRTIDINYLGPIWLLLGLLPAMRESGRGHIVNVSSVGVRVVPGPQWGAYQASKGAFDRWLRSVAPELHADGVDVTTVYFALVRTRMIEPTPVLGRLPGLSADQAADAIAKAVIERPRSNEPPWVLPAELASVLLAGPAERAARLWYRRFFSDSGARRARP